Proteins from a genomic interval of Bradyrhizobium sp. CCGB01:
- a CDS encoding GNAT family N-acetyltransferase, protein MTITVRPMTLQETALIIEYFHAATPEHLEMLGVDPTRLPPASQWQRLYEQMFDHPVEQRGSFLVSWLSDDRFFGFSTADKIRVGQQANMHLHITDPSLRKQGIGAECVRQTVELYFQSLKLKQLFCEPNAFNVAPNRALQKAGFKYVKTHMTVPGPLNFHQAVNRWMIDRG, encoded by the coding sequence ATGACCATTACCGTTCGTCCAATGACTTTGCAGGAGACTGCGCTGATCATTGAGTACTTCCACGCAGCGACGCCAGAGCACCTGGAAATGCTCGGGGTCGATCCGACGCGACTGCCGCCGGCATCGCAATGGCAGCGACTCTATGAGCAGATGTTCGATCATCCCGTTGAGCAGAGAGGCAGCTTTTTGGTGAGCTGGCTTAGCGATGATAGGTTCTTTGGGTTCTCGACTGCCGACAAGATCCGCGTTGGGCAGCAAGCAAATATGCACCTTCACATCACGGATCCTTCACTACGCAAGCAGGGGATCGGCGCAGAGTGTGTCAGGCAGACCGTCGAACTCTATTTTCAGAGTCTGAAGCTGAAGCAACTCTTCTGTGAGCCCAATGCGTTCAATGTGGCTCCTAACCGCGCCCTACAAAAGGCAGGTTTCAAGTACGTCAAGACGCACATGACCGTTCCGGGCCCTCTTAACTTTCATCAAGCAGTAAACCGCTGGATGATAGATAGAGGCTGA
- a CDS encoding tetratricopeptide repeat protein — translation MAPVEPPGGDPVQEPTDVKYYPSDEPVRLGLEHFNRGSYGISQRYFKDAVEKSPKDVTAWIGLAASYDRLRRFDLADPAYAQAIRLGGETVQILNDQGYSYMLRGNLNAARRKFEKAYSLDPGNPVIANNLELLNGSRRFIERPPNNQP, via the coding sequence GTGGCGCCTGTGGAGCCGCCGGGTGGGGACCCCGTGCAGGAACCGACCGACGTCAAATACTACCCCTCCGACGAGCCTGTGCGGCTTGGGCTGGAGCATTTCAACCGCGGCAGTTACGGGATTTCCCAGCGCTACTTCAAGGACGCAGTCGAGAAGTCGCCCAAGGACGTGACGGCCTGGATCGGCCTCGCGGCGAGCTACGACCGATTGCGCCGCTTTGATCTGGCCGATCCAGCCTATGCGCAGGCGATCCGCCTTGGCGGCGAAACCGTCCAGATCCTGAATGATCAGGGCTATTCCTACATGCTGCGCGGCAATCTGAATGCTGCGCGGCGAAAGTTCGAGAAAGCCTATTCACTCGATCCGGGCAATCCGGTCATCGCCAATAATCTCGAACTGCTCAATGGCAGCCGCAGATTCATCGAAAGACCGCCGAACAACCAGCCCTGA
- a CDS encoding type II and III secretion system protein family protein: MGCVRVSSKARTGLFVLSVMGLGAGLAVSSSTDPAEAADRRGSSGGVFVSEMNDVQRVRVTVNKSRTFRVDTAFATIVAGSSDIIDVKSLSDRLIYIQGKQTGTTNVILLDSSMKQIGILDVEVGIDTGNLQQNIRSGTGSHGIRVSSSEGQVVLSGMAADAVAAERAVAIATGSVARGGTVVNAMSVAAPQQVMLEVRFLEVSRQAGRNLGVNLYAANANGTNIGNTGLGGVTAAGRSPIGGINTNNGPLGAGGGAVGAPPTGSLPILGTAQTLIGTAGGIAPVPFGSLLTSIIRTSGGGSVDLLVSALETKGLARRLAEPNLTTLSGDAARFLAGGEFPVPIPNTTTNGFPTVTIDYKKFGVELAFVPTVLSRGVINLRVEPSVSELDFSNAVMIQGTTVPALTRRDARTTVELRDGQSFAIAGLLQTRNRQDVSQLPWIGSVPVLGTLFGSKSYQQEETDLVIIVTPRLVAPAAPGQQLASPLDSRLPANDVDFFLNGQMEVRKRYNDYVNSGGDVKGPYGHIIAPEVRAPVVLPAAAADQPVVKTLN; the protein is encoded by the coding sequence ATGGGGTGCGTACGCGTTTCGAGCAAAGCACGAACAGGCCTTTTCGTTTTGAGTGTGATGGGTCTCGGCGCCGGGCTAGCGGTGTCGAGTTCGACCGATCCCGCGGAGGCCGCAGACCGGCGGGGGTCTTCCGGCGGCGTCTTCGTCAGCGAGATGAACGACGTCCAGCGCGTCCGGGTGACTGTCAACAAGTCGCGAACGTTCAGAGTCGACACGGCGTTTGCCACCATTGTGGCCGGCTCATCCGACATCATCGATGTGAAGTCGCTTAGCGATCGCCTGATCTACATCCAGGGCAAGCAGACCGGCACCACCAACGTCATCCTGCTGGACTCCTCGATGAAGCAGATCGGGATCCTCGATGTCGAGGTCGGGATCGATACCGGCAATCTTCAGCAGAACATTCGGTCCGGTACCGGCTCTCACGGCATTCGTGTGTCATCGTCCGAGGGCCAGGTGGTGTTGAGCGGAATGGCGGCCGACGCCGTCGCTGCCGAGCGTGCCGTGGCGATTGCCACCGGCAGCGTTGCCAGGGGCGGTACCGTCGTCAATGCCATGAGCGTCGCTGCGCCGCAGCAGGTGATGCTGGAAGTGCGCTTCCTCGAGGTCAGTCGACAAGCGGGGCGTAATCTCGGCGTGAACCTTTATGCCGCGAATGCCAATGGCACCAACATTGGCAATACGGGGCTTGGTGGGGTGACCGCCGCCGGTCGATCACCGATTGGTGGCATCAATACCAACAACGGTCCGCTCGGTGCCGGGGGAGGGGCCGTCGGCGCTCCTCCGACGGGTAGTCTTCCAATACTCGGAACCGCACAGACGCTCATCGGTACCGCAGGCGGCATCGCTCCAGTCCCGTTCGGGAGCTTGTTGACCAGCATCATCAGGACCAGCGGCGGCGGTTCGGTGGACTTGTTGGTCTCCGCGCTGGAAACCAAGGGATTGGCTCGCCGGCTGGCTGAACCGAACTTGACCACGCTGTCGGGGGATGCCGCCCGCTTCCTGGCTGGCGGAGAGTTTCCCGTACCGATCCCGAACACGACGACGAACGGCTTTCCCACCGTCACCATCGACTACAAAAAGTTCGGTGTCGAGCTGGCCTTCGTGCCCACTGTTCTCTCGCGCGGCGTGATCAATCTTCGGGTCGAGCCATCGGTCAGCGAGCTCGACTTCTCCAATGCGGTGATGATTCAGGGGACAACGGTTCCGGCGCTGACCCGCCGCGACGCGCGCACCACGGTTGAATTGCGGGACGGCCAGAGTTTTGCAATCGCCGGCCTGCTGCAGACCCGCAACCGTCAGGACGTTTCGCAATTGCCCTGGATTGGTTCGGTGCCGGTGCTTGGAACCTTGTTCGGCAGCAAGTCGTACCAGCAGGAGGAAACGGATCTCGTCATCATCGTGACGCCGCGCCTGGTCGCGCCGGCCGCACCCGGCCAGCAATTGGCCTCGCCGCTCGACTCGCGCCTGCCGGCCAACGATGTCGACTTCTTCCTCAACGGGCAGATGGAAGTCCGCAAGCGCTATAACGACTACGTCAACTCTGGTGGCGACGTGAAAGGACCGTACGGCCATATCATCGCGCCCGAAGTCAGGGCGCCCGTCGTGTTACCGGCCGCGGCTGCCGACCAGCCGGTCGTGAAAACCCTGAATTAG
- a CDS encoding TadE family protein: MRKLDQRGVASFEFVVVAVAFFTLVFAILDLARYAITMQSLRALANAGARSMMISDCYVNAAINKTVPTCSGDPLPSAAAKRAIAPFLYAGGLSPTLGMTMAGSAFTVTASEPGFTMLVPVWGTALNAPSASTQVPF; this comes from the coding sequence ATGCGCAAGCTCGATCAGCGCGGTGTCGCTTCGTTCGAATTCGTCGTCGTCGCCGTGGCGTTTTTCACGTTGGTGTTCGCCATCCTCGATCTGGCACGTTACGCCATAACGATGCAGTCACTGCGGGCGCTCGCAAATGCGGGCGCTCGATCGATGATGATCAGCGACTGCTATGTCAATGCTGCTATCAACAAGACGGTCCCGACCTGCAGCGGAGATCCCTTGCCGTCGGCGGCGGCCAAACGGGCCATTGCCCCCTTCCTGTATGCCGGCGGACTGTCCCCGACGCTGGGTATGACGATGGCAGGCTCCGCTTTTACCGTGACGGCATCTGAACCGGGCTTCACCATGCTGGTGCCGGTATGGGGCACGGCATTGAACGCGCCGAGCGCGTCCACTCAGGTCCCATTCTAG